Genomic window (Tardiphaga sp. vice304):
AGCAGGCGAAGAGCGACACAGCGATCGCCGGCAAGATCGTCGTGTTCACGGGATCGCTGACCAAATTCACCCGCGACGAGGCCAAGGCCCGCGCCGAACGGCTCGGCGCCAAGGTCGCCGGCTCGGTGTCGAAGAAGACGGATTATGTAGTCGCCGGCGAAGATGCCGGCTCGAAGCTGAAGAAGGCGACGGAGCTGGGTGTTACGGTGCTGACCGAAGACGAGTGGCTGAAGCTGATCGAGGGATAATGTTTGCTTCCTTCCCTCTCCCCTTGTGGGAGAGGGAAGGATCGAACCGCGAAGCGGTTCGAGACGGGTGAGGGGTCGCCGCAAGCTCCGAGCCTGGTAACCCCTCATCCGTCACGGCCTGCGGCCGTGCCACCTTCTCCCACAAGGGGAGAAGGAAGACACCGCGTTGCTACAACAGCCCCGTCTCTTCGCCCTCCGCCTTCTCTATCATCGCTGCCGTCGCGACCTTTCCGTTGCGCGGGATCAGGAAGAACATCGACGCGGCGCAGCCGAGCGACAGCACGACGAGCGAGATGTTGAGCGGGATCGCGGTCTGGAAATGGCCGCCGAGCCAGGCGCCGAACTGCGAGCACAGCGCGCCCAGCCCCATCTGCAGGAAGCCCATCATGCCTGACGCCGAGCCGGCGGCCTGCGGCCGGATGCTGAGCGCGCCGGCGGCGGCGTTCGACATCACGAAGGCATTGCCGAACATCACGATCATATGCGTGAGAAACAGCCAGGCCGGCTGCTGGTTCAGACCGGTGAGACCCCAGACGACGTTGAGCAGCGCGCCGACGAGCTGCAAAGCGAGGCCGAACCAGATCAGCTGCTCGATCGAGCGGCGCGGCGCCAGTCGCACGCAGAACAAATTGCCGACCAGATAGGCGAAGCCCGAGGTGACGAACCACGCGCCGTATTCGGCGCCGCTGCGGCCCATCTGGTTGACCACCACATAGGGGCCGCCGCCGGCGAAGGTGAAGATGATCCAGGAGGCGATGACGTAGCACAGGAGATAGCCGACGAAGCTGCGGCTGTTGCCCAGCACCTTGAGGTCGGCGACGAAGCCGCCGCCGGCGACGCGCTCGCTGAAGCGACGGGTCTCCGGCAGCGCCACGGCGATGGCAAGCGTGATGACGATCGACACCGCGGTGATCACATAGAAGATCGAGCGCCAGCCGAAGCCGATCTCCAGCAGGCCGCCGGCCAGCGGGCTCAGCATCTGGGCGATCATCATCACCGCGATGACCAGGCTGATCATCGCGCCGACGCGGTGGCGCGGATAGAGGTCGCGGATGATGGCGCGGCTCATCACCATGCCGGTGGCGCCGCCGAGCGCCTGGAAAAAGCGTGCGGCGATCAGCTGCGGCAGCGTCTCGGCGAATACGCCGCCGATGCCGGCGATCACCATCAGGCAGAGCCCGGCAAGCAGCACCGGCCGCCTCCCGAAACGGTCCGACAGCGGCCCCATGATCAGCTGCGAGAACGCCAGCCCGACCATGAACAGCGACACCGTCATCTGCGCGATGGAGATGTCGCTGCCGAAGGTGCGCGCCAGCACCGGTAGCGCCGGCACCAGCATGTAGAGCGAGATCGGCGCGATGCCGGTCATCGCCACCAGCAACAGCAGCATCACGCGGGATGTCGAAGGGTCGATGGGGTCGGTCGTCGTCGCGGGCGTCGTGCCGTTCACATCGAGCTTTCTTATTTTTGTGGCTGATCCAGCGGTTCGGTGGCGGCGTGCAGCCAGACCCGCGTCGGCTCGTCGTCGAGCAACGGCATCACCTCGCGGCGAACGCGGGCGTGATAGTCGTTGATCCACTTCAGCTCACGCAGGCTGATGCGGCCGGCATTGATCAGCCGGCGATCGATCGGCGCCAGTGTCAGCGTTTCGAACTGGTTCATCGGCTGCTCGGCGCCGTCGATATCGGCCGCCACCACGAGCTCCAGATTTTCGATGCGGATGCCGAAGCCGTCTGCCTTGTAGTAGCCGGGCTCGTTCGAGAGGATCATGCCGCGCTTCAAGGGCGTGGTGCCGACTTTCGAAATCCGCGCCGGGCCTTCATGGACCGACAAATAGCTGCCGACGCCGTGGCCGGTGCCGTGCGCGAAGTCGAGCCCGGCATGCCACAGGAACTGGCGCGCCAGCGTATCGAGTTGCGCGCCGGAGGTGCCATCGGGAAACGCCGCGCGGGCAATCGCGATATGACCGCGCAGCACGCGGGTGAAACGATCGCGCATCTCCTCGGTCGGCTCGCCGATCGCGATGGTGCGGGTGACGTCGGTGGTGCCGTCTTCGTATTGCGCGCCGGAATCGATCAGCAGCAGGTCGCCAGGCGCGATGCGGCGGTTGGTCTTGCGGGTGACGCGGTAATGCACGATGGCGCCGTTCGGCCCGGTGCCGGCGATGGTCGGGAACGAGACGTCCTTCAGAGCGCCGGTGTCGCGGCGGAAGGTCTCCAGCGCCTCGACGGTATCGATCTCGAACAATCCGCCCTTCGGCGCCTCGCGGTCGATCCAGGCGAGGAAGCGCGCCAGCGCCACGGCGTCGCGGCGGTGCGCGGTCTGCGTGCCCTTGATCTCCACCGCGTTCTTGACGGCCTTGAGCAGCGCCACCGGATCATTGCCGCGCACCGGCCTGCCGCCGCTCGCGGTGATCAGCCGGCTCAGCGCGTCCGCCGCGGTGGCATTGTCGAGCGCGATCGATGCGCCGGCCGCCGCGAGTTCCGTCAAGGCGGCGGCAAGCGCGTCGGGCTCCTGCACCTCGGCGCAGGCCTCGAGATGCGCGCGTGCGCTATTGGAGAGCTTGCGGTGATCGATGAAGATCGTCGGCCGGCCGTCCTTCGGCACCAGCGCGTAGGACAGCGGCAGCGGCGTGTGGGAGACATCGG
Coding sequences:
- a CDS encoding aminopeptidase P family protein, which translates into the protein MFEAVFQTFEEPESGVALTARLAAFREELLRAGLTGFVIPRADQQQNEYVPPSEERLAWLTGFTGSAGLAIALAHEAAVFVDGRYTLQAAKQIDLRAWRVEPLIEPPPEQWLGEHLKAGDRLGFDPWLHTSAAAERLAAACAKAGAELVAVDHNPLDAVWGERPSPPLGAVSVHALEFAGESEADKLVRIRAEIARLKVDALVLSDSHAVAWTFNIRGADVSHTPLPLSYALVPKDGRPTIFIDHRKLSNSARAHLEACAEVQEPDALAAALTELAAAGASIALDNATAADALSRLITASGGRPVRGNDPVALLKAVKNAVEIKGTQTAHRRDAVALARFLAWIDREAPKGGLFEIDTVEALETFRRDTGALKDVSFPTIAGTGPNGAIVHYRVTRKTNRRIAPGDLLLIDSGAQYEDGTTDVTRTIAIGEPTEEMRDRFTRVLRGHIAIARAAFPDGTSGAQLDTLARQFLWHAGLDFAHGTGHGVGSYLSVHEGPARISKVGTTPLKRGMILSNEPGYYKADGFGIRIENLELVVAADIDGAEQPMNQFETLTLAPIDRRLINAGRISLRELKWINDYHARVRREVMPLLDDEPTRVWLHAATEPLDQPQK
- a CDS encoding multidrug effflux MFS transporter, with the translated sequence MLLLLVAMTGIAPISLYMLVPALPVLARTFGSDISIAQMTVSLFMVGLAFSQLIMGPLSDRFGRRPVLLAGLCLMVIAGIGGVFAETLPQLIAARFFQALGGATGMVMSRAIIRDLYPRHRVGAMISLVIAVMMIAQMLSPLAGGLLEIGFGWRSIFYVITAVSIVITLAIAVALPETRRFSERVAGGGFVADLKVLGNSRSFVGYLLCYVIASWIIFTFAGGGPYVVVNQMGRSGAEYGAWFVTSGFAYLVGNLFCVRLAPRRSIEQLIWFGLALQLVGALLNVVWGLTGLNQQPAWLFLTHMIVMFGNAFVMSNAAAGALSIRPQAAGSASGMMGFLQMGLGALCSQFGAWLGGHFQTAIPLNISLVVLSLGCAASMFFLIPRNGKVATAAMIEKAEGEETGLL